The Lactobacillus sp. ESL0680 DNA segment ATTGTCAGTTGAACCTTCAGCCTGATATTTTAATGCACGAACAGTTGCCACAACAACACTGGCATCTGGCTTTTTATCAAGTTTAGTAGAGACAAAGTCCATAAACTTTTGACCGCCAAGGTCACTACCAAAGCCGGCTTCAGTTAAAGTATAGTCGCTGAGGTGTAAGGCAAGATTAGTTGCCATAATTGTGTTAGCCCCATGAGCGATATTGGCAAATGGTCCACCGTGAACTAATGCAGGTGTATGTTCAATTGTTTGCACCAAATTAGGCTTGAGTGCATTAGAAAGGAGAGCAGCAATTGCCCCTTGAAAACCAAGTTGTTTAACGTAAACGGGTTCATCATCTGTTGTATAACCAACTAGCATTTCTCCAACCCGCTTTTTCAAGTCATTAATATCTGTAGCTAAGCACAAAATGGCCATTAGTTCATTGGCAACTGTAATCGCAAAACTTGATTCGTGCTCAATACCATTGAACTTAGATCCTTGGCCAACCGTGACTTTTCGTAAACTGCGGTCATTAACATCAATTCCGCGCTTCAAGACAATCTTATCAGGATCAAGATGTAAGTCATTTCCTTGATAAATATAATTGTCAACAAGTGCTGCCAAAGTATCAATTGCGGCAGTTAACGCATGCATGTCGCCAGTGAAGTGCAAATTAATGTCTTCCATAGGAATGATCTGTGCTTGACCACCGCCAGTTGCACCACCCTTAAGACCGAAAACAGGTCCCATTGATGGTTCACGCAGAGCAATCATTGTTTTTTGGTGCAATTGGTTGTTAATGGCGTCGCCAAGACCAATCGTCATTGTTGATTTACCCTCGCCGGCTGGAGTTGGTGAAATTGAAGTCACCAAGATTAGTTTGCCTAGATGGCCGTTAGCTTGAATTCTCTTAATGGCTGGCCAGTTGATCTTAGCCTTATCATAACCGTAAGGTTCGAGGTCAGTTTTGGCTAAACCTGCCTTAGCTGCAATATCATTGATTGGTAAAGTTTGTGCTTCTTGAGCAATTTGAATATCTGTTTTCAATTAGAATTCTTCCTTCTATTTTTAAAATTAAGTTGTCATATATCTGCTTGCCTTTTCATATTAGAATTTAGGTCCCACCTTTATTTAAAATCAACTGCTATTATAACAAATTTTAGGAACATTTTCTTTATTGCAGGTTAATTTATAGATAATAAAAATAGCCAGCTTGATAGCTGGCTATTTGTTGACTTAATTTTTAGCAATTCGCAATAAATAATATTTTTCTAAATCGGCAACAGTAATTACATAAATATGCAAATAGTGCCACTGCCAGAATAATTCAGGTTGCTTGTTGCATTTCACTTTAGCTCTAAATGGCAGTTTCAGGTACTTATTATTCCAATATGAAGTTAAAAAGGTATAAATGAGCAAGATTACAAAAATTATGCCAAGAATTATTGCCGGCCAATTTTTGACGTGGGTTCCTTCATAAGCCAAGATTAAGCTGAGGAACAGAACGATAAATACCCAGCTAAAATAAACTAACCCTACACGGCCAAGAATAATAAAGTGTTTTTTATTCATTTAGCTACTCCTGATTAATATTCAACTGTAGTTTCCAAATTGCTATGATCTGTTGTGTCATACAGTGTTCTCATGTAATTGCGGAATTTAGGATGTTGTGCTTCAAGCGTTTGGTAAGCTACCGAATCATGAATTCGGTTAAGTTCTTCCTGACTAATATGATTATGACCAGTGAAATAATTATAATTCATACTGAGAAATAACTCATTTACCTGCTTGATTAATGGTGGCTGGTTTTCGGCCAAAGGGTCAGGAATAGCAGAATTGCTGCTTAAATTACGCAACTGAATCTCTTTTAAATATTGGTGAAAATGGGTCAAAGTATAATTTTGTTGCTGAACCTTAGTCAAATAGGGCTTCATGGCAAAAGTCTCCCGTTGATACGTAACTTTTTCAGGATTTACTTGGACAACACCGTATGCTTGATCGTAAGAACAAAAGCTCGAAGTCACAACTTCAATTGTAGGTGTCTTACCAACCGGTCCAGCAATGTTTTGGGCGTGAATATGACCGGAAAAGGCCATTTTGATATCAAACTCTTTGCATATTTGTCTAAGCATTGGCGCATTATTTAAGACAAACCCGCGATTAACTGCAGGGTTATGGACATAAAGCGTGTGATGCATAAAGAGCAGCGGCCGCAAGTGCTGTTTGCGCGCGTTGATTAATTGCTTCTCAAGCCAGACAAACTGGTCATCACTAATCTGCCCTGCAGTAATTGGTGAAGTGAAATTTTCTTGAGTGCCATAAATATTTGAATCCAGCATTATCAATAGATATTGCGGATTTAGCTGCACACTGTATGCCAGTGAATGTGGGTCTTGACTTAAACTGCAATCGTATGTCGATTTAAAGATCTGCCGCCAAGCTGCGGGCCCAACTTGCGGAGTAAGAATTTGTTTTTCACCTTTAAAGCTGCGGGCCCAACCATCATAAATATCATGATTACCAGGCAAAACTAATAGTTTAGTTTCGGTTAAACTACTAAAAATTTCTTGAAACTTCTGCGTGGAAATTAATTCCCCGTTAAAAGTAACATCACCAGTTACAATAATTGCGGCAGGCTTTTTTTCTTGGGCCATTTTACAAAAAGCACTCAAAGCTACTTCTTGATACACCAAGTCCTTACCTTGACTGGTGTTTTGCATGCGCACAAAAGCTGGACCATTGTCGTGAAGACTGTCCGCAATTAAATGTGTATCTGTAATTATCCAAAATTCAGTGTTTAACTTATCTGTAATCATTTTTTATTTGCCCAGTATTGGTAGAAGTCTACGCGCAGGTTACCGTTAAATAATTTACGCTTTTTGGTTGCGCGTGCACCAAAACATTTTTCAAAATCAGGATCACCAACCAAGTAATATTGACTAAAGCTATCATACTTATGAAAAACTTCGCCCATTTGCTTATAGAGAGCTTCGGCAGATTCCTTATCCTTCAAACGTTTACCGTATGGCGGGTTAGCGATAATGATGCCGTTTTCTAAATCCGTCGCAAAGTCCTTAACTGCCACCTGCTTGAAATTAATATCTTGCAGCACCCCAGCATTGTGGGCATTTAACTTGGCAATTTCCAAAATTGATTGGTCAATATCACTCGCCCAGATTGGCTGCTCTAATGGTCGAACCAGTGTTTTGGCTTCTGCTAAAGCTGTTTCGTGTAAGCTAGTATCAAACCAGTCAAAACCGTCAAAGGCAAACTTCCGCCAAGTACCTGGTGCAATATTTTTGGCAATTAATGCTGCTTCAATTGCCAGCGTTCCCGACCCTGTCATTGGGTCAATTAGTGGATGAGTGCCATCATAAGGGGTTAATTTAATTAAACTCGCCGCAAAGTTTTCTTTTAAAGGCGCGCCACCGTGTTCAATTCTGTAGCCACGCTTAAAGAGACTGGCGCCAGTTGTATCTAATGAAATCCGTGCCGTATCTTTATAAATGTGAATGTCGAGCGGATATTCATTACCACTTTCTGGCAAAAAGCCGCGCCGGTGATACTGGTCAGACATTTTGTTAACAATTGCCTTTTTGACAATTGACTGAATACCTGGTTCAGAATGCAATTTTGATCTAACAGAACGGCCTTGAACCGGAAACTTAGCATCAATCGGCAACAATTCAGCCCAGTCAATATCATAGACTTGGTTATAAAGCGTCTCAAAATCAGTCGCCTTAAACTCCTTCAATAGAATTTTAACGCGGTCTGCGGTCCGTAGCCAGAGGTTAGTTTTAACGATGTCTGCTTGATTCCCCTTAAAGAAAACCCGACCATTTTCTGTTTTAGTTTCATAACCAAGTGCTTGCAATTCTTTGGCAACGACGCTTTCAAAGCCCGCGCCCATTGTTGTATAAAGTTGGTATTGTTTCATAAATAATCCTTTTCATTTCTTAAAAAAAGCGTTGAGCCCTTCGAAAAGCTCAACGCTGCCAGTGCAAATATTTATAAGCCACGTTCTGTTCCAGTAATTTTGGCAAAATCACCTTCAGCAGCCATCTATCTTTACTATAAAGTAATCCAACCTTTAGTTCAATTTCTTAGGTTGAGACGCCCCCACCAAATTTGGGTTGCACGCTCGCAGGGTTTACCTCGTTCCACCAGCAGCGTTTCCACTGCTGCTTCGTCACTGTGGCACTTTTCAGGATAGTCATGCATATCAAAGACTTAGCACTTTTTCCGCCGTAATTAAAAATTCTTTAGCTTATTGAGCTAAATACGAACACTACAAGCATCGCAGCTCGTGCGTGCGTGGACTTTCCTCAGCTCGGCATAAAGCCAAACCGCGACTGCTCAAAATTCACACTAAGAAAGATTATACCAAAAGAAATTACTTTTGTAACCCATAAACTTGTCTTTCCAAGTTATAAACCTTGCGTTCAAGTGCCGAAATGCGTTGAATTATCGCCATGTTAGTCGAATTTTCGGTTTCTTGATCGTTATCTGCAAAAGAGTTAAAGGTGCTTGATTGACTACTTGGAGTATACGTCCGAACAGTATCTTCGGTTGGTTCAGTTGGCACAACGCGGCGTGATTTTGGCTTTTCTGCGGTTTTTTCTTTTTGTTGGTCATTGATTAATTTTCCTTGCAAATCACCAATTTGACCATAAAGATCCTCGATAATTTGTTCAAAAGTGTCATAATCAGCAATTACCTTGTCTAAAAAGGCGTCAACTTCGTCTGGGTCAATCCCCTTAACTTTAGTTCTGAATTGCTTTTTTAAAATATCCTGTGTGGATAATTGAATATCATTTAAATCTGGCATAGTGACGACAACTCCTTTATCATACCCTTTTATTTTAGCAAAAAGAGTGCGTGCTTAAAACCGCAAATTTAACTTTAAACAAACTTTTAAGTTATTCTGAACGCTTTTTTCTGTAAGACTTTCTTGATATTCTTCTGCCACATCTTGTAAATCATAAAAATCGATTAATTCTAAGGGATAATCCTTGGTTTCTTGGTGTTTTTTGATTAAATTATAATCAAATTTCGGTTTACCCGGATTTTCAGGATCATAGATCATTAGTGCTTGATCTGTATGCATCAACATAAAATTTTGGTAGTTGCGCAGTTGGACTGGACTTTGATATGGATGACTTGACGTTGAGGCATAAAAATCAACTTGATTTTTTAAATTGAGAAATTTGCCTTGGTTGGTTTCATTCCAGCGACCGGCAAATTCTTCATATGGCGTAATCATTGAAACGCGTAAAGGATAGCGGTCACGTAAGCTGATTGCAACCTCACTGGCCCATTGCTCAACGCCCAGGTTAGCACCAGTAATTACCCAATCAAGCTGGCCATCTTCTAGTCGCTTTATCATGCATTTTTCCAGAACAAGCTTGATAATTTTAATCTTGGGATCTTTATCGCCAAAGGTACTTAACTCGTAATTTCTGTAACCGGTAACCCATAGTCGTTGCATAGTGAAACAGATAGCTCCTTGTTCAAAATTTTTTTCTTTATTGCTATAATGCTAGCAGGAGTGAGATTGATGGTCAAATATCCAAGCGGCAGTTTAGCCGCATTTCGTAAATCAACTGAAGAACCCAAAATCCGCACAAATTTTCAGCACCGTAAAAATGTCAGTTTTTCGGGACGTGGGATGACTTTGGAACAAATGATTAACGAATCAAATAAATATTATCGTCTAAAGGAAATGGCCGTTGTTCACAAAAAGCCAACGCCAGTGCAGATTGTGAAGGTAGATTATCCTAAGCGGTCAAGAGCAGTAATTCGCGAAGCATATTTTCGCCAAGAGTCAACAACGGACTATAATGGAGTATATAAAGGTTATTATTTAGACTTTGAAGCTAAAGAAACCAAAAATAAGACGAACTTCCCGCTAAAAAATTTCCATGAACACCAAATTGTCCATTTAGAAGAATGCTTGAAGCAGCAGGGAATTTGTTTTACAATTATTGGCTTTACAAGCTTAAAACGGTATTTTGTCACTCCTGCTAGTTTTATTATTAAAGCTTGGTGGACTAAAGATAAAAGTTCAGTGACTTTATCCGAGGTAGAAAAGTGGTCAGTTGAAATTAAAAGTGGTTTTCAGCCTACGCTGCCCTATTTAATTGCTGTCGATCATTTTATTACAGATAGGAATATGAATAATGGCAAACAATAAATCTAGTTCAAATAATCAGCGCCAGTCGCGCCAAGAATATCGGCAAAAACAGCCCAAACCGTTGTGGCGGCGGATAGTTAAGTGGTGTCTGATAGCTGCGTTACTGCTAATTGTTTCGGGAATTGGTCTTTTTGCATATTATGCAAAAGATGCACCTAATATTAGCCAGGCACAGCTTGAAAGCGGCGGTTCATCCGGCTTTTATACAACTAATGGCAAGTTTCTCTTATCGCTTGGTTCAGAAAAGCGTATCTACGTTAAGGACAGCCCTAAATTGCAGCTGCTTAAGGATGCAATTGTATCAGTTGAGGATAAACGCTTCTATAAAGATAAGTTAGGTGTTGACCCAATCAGAATTGCTGGTTCAATGTTAACTAATGCTCAAAGCAAAAGCATTGCCGCTGGTGGGTCGACAATTACCCAGCAGTTAGTTAAATTGACCGTCTTTTCTACTGATGCTTCGCAAAGAACGTTGCGCCGTAAAGCCCAAGAGGCTTGGCTGGCAATGAAAGTTCAACGCGAATATACACATGACCAAATTCTGGAATTTTATATTAATAAGGTTTACATGAATTATGGTAATTATGGAATTGGGACTGCTGCCAATTATTATTATGGTAAGAGTATTGGTAAGCTTGACTTAGCCCAAACAGCATTACTTGCTGGGATGCCTAACAGACCAACTGCTTATAATCCATATACTTACCCAAAATATGCTAAGTATCGCCGAGATATTGTCTTGGGTGCAATGCTTGATA contains these protein-coding regions:
- a CDS encoding DivIVA domain-containing protein, giving the protein MPDLNDIQLSTQDILKKQFRTKVKGIDPDEVDAFLDKVIADYDTFEQIIEDLYGQIGDLQGKLINDQQKEKTAEKPKSRRVVPTEPTEDTVRTYTPSSQSSTFNSFADNDQETENSTNMAIIQRISALERKVYNLERQVYGLQK
- a CDS encoding class I SAM-dependent RNA methyltransferase — translated: MKQYQLYTTMGAGFESVVAKELQALGYETKTENGRVFFKGNQADIVKTNLWLRTADRVKILLKEFKATDFETLYNQVYDIDWAELLPIDAKFPVQGRSVRSKLHSEPGIQSIVKKAIVNKMSDQYHRRGFLPESGNEYPLDIHIYKDTARISLDTTGASLFKRGYRIEHGGAPLKENFAASLIKLTPYDGTHPLIDPMTGSGTLAIEAALIAKNIAPGTWRKFAFDGFDWFDTSLHETALAEAKTLVRPLEQPIWASDIDQSILEIAKLNAHNAGVLQDINFKQVAVKDFATDLENGIIIANPPYGKRLKDKESAEALYKQMGEVFHKYDSFSQYYLVGDPDFEKCFGARATKKRKLFNGNLRVDFYQYWANKK
- a CDS encoding DUF1273 domain-containing protein: MQRLWVTGYRNYELSTFGDKDPKIKIIKLVLEKCMIKRLEDGQLDWVITGANLGVEQWASEVAISLRDRYPLRVSMITPYEEFAGRWNETNQGKFLNLKNQVDFYASTSSHPYQSPVQLRNYQNFMLMHTDQALMIYDPENPGKPKFDYNLIKKHQETKDYPLELIDFYDLQDVAEEYQESLTEKSVQNNLKVCLKLNLRF
- a CDS encoding metallophosphoesterase, producing MITDKLNTEFWIITDTHLIADSLHDNGPAFVRMQNTSQGKDLVYQEVALSAFCKMAQEKKPAAIIVTGDVTFNGELISTQKFQEIFSSLTETKLLVLPGNHDIYDGWARSFKGEKQILTPQVGPAAWRQIFKSTYDCSLSQDPHSLAYSVQLNPQYLLIMLDSNIYGTQENFTSPITAGQISDDQFVWLEKQLINARKQHLRPLLFMHHTLYVHNPAVNRGFVLNNAPMLRQICKEFDIKMAFSGHIHAQNIAGPVGKTPTIEVVTSSFCSYDQAYGVVQVNPEKVTYQRETFAMKPYLTKVQQQNYTLTHFHQYLKEIQLRNLSSNSAIPDPLAENQPPLIKQVNELFLSMNYNYFTGHNHISQEELNRIHDSVAYQTLEAQHPKFRNYMRTLYDTTDHSNLETTVEY
- the recU gene encoding Holliday junction resolvase RecU, producing MVKYPSGSLAAFRKSTEEPKIRTNFQHRKNVSFSGRGMTLEQMINESNKYYRLKEMAVVHKKPTPVQIVKVDYPKRSRAVIREAYFRQESTTDYNGVYKGYYLDFEAKETKNKTNFPLKNFHEHQIVHLEECLKQQGICFTIIGFTSLKRYFVTPASFIIKAWWTKDKSSVTLSEVEKWSVEIKSGFQPTLPYLIAVDHFITDRNMNNGKQ
- a CDS encoding acyltransferase; its protein translation is MNKKHFIILGRVGLVYFSWVFIVLFLSLILAYEGTHVKNWPAIILGIIFVILLIYTFLTSYWNNKYLKLPFRAKVKCNKQPELFWQWHYLHIYVITVADLEKYYLLRIAKN
- a CDS encoding formate--tetrahydrofolate ligase — translated: MKTDIQIAQEAQTLPINDIAAKAGLAKTDLEPYGYDKAKINWPAIKRIQANGHLGKLILVTSISPTPAGEGKSTMTIGLGDAINNQLHQKTMIALREPSMGPVFGLKGGATGGGQAQIIPMEDINLHFTGDMHALTAAIDTLAALVDNYIYQGNDLHLDPDKIVLKRGIDVNDRSLRKVTVGQGSKFNGIEHESSFAITVANELMAILCLATDINDLKKRVGEMLVGYTTDDEPVYVKQLGFQGAIAALLSNALKPNLVQTIEHTPALVHGGPFANIAHGANTIMATNLALHLSDYTLTEAGFGSDLGGQKFMDFVSTKLDKKPDASVVVATVRALKYQAEGSTDNLGTENLSALRSGFKNLERHMNNMRNYNVPVIVLINRFATDTPAELDLLKQLVNEQGIEAMVVDYHELGSKGGIEAAQAVVDLANSGKADLTPTYQENDDIKTKISKVAEKIYHATSVEYSEKAEQDIHELEKIGKDKLPVIIAKTQYSFTDNAKLLGAPTDFTLHVKGASLRNGAGFIVITTGHVLDMPGLPKHPAALDIDVDNDGKISGLF